The Plasmodium reichenowi strain SY57 chromosome 2, whole genome shotgun sequence DNA segment ATACTTATGTTAATtacaaaacaaaaaattattgaGTAAATATACCTATTTtgattaaatatattaatgattTTTGTTGGAAGCTATTAATTTACATTgttgattatatatattatatgaggatgttatattttgaaCCCTGATTTTTACATTcgtatttatatatgtatatttaatatttacatattgttttatattattttttgttttttttttttgtttttttggtttatttttaatattttattgaaCGACATATAGAAGTTTTTACCACTTGTActattttaaatttatacaaCCATTTGAGTAGAGCCCATATACCTGATAGGACAGCATGTACAATTAATCCTGCACTAGATATAATTAATGATATACATTTACctataaatttaataattgGCTTAAATATTCTCTTCATACATCTTTTTAAAGTATAAGAGCTTCCACAACATAAGCATAATTCATTTTCACCTTCTTCCATTAATTCTCTTTCACGTTgaattttaattttttttt contains these protein-coding regions:
- a CDS encoding putative exported protein (Plasmodium exported protein, unknown function), producing the protein MFIYYFKIFSFIILFYIYLLANKNDLRKNDCNYYSINFSLNIKCNRLLFQVEKQEPNYDDIDEVALFSGVDDGRYNKRKKIKNRSPREKKIKIQRERELMEEGENELCLCCGSSYTLKRCMKRIFKPIIKFIGKCISLIISSAGLIVHAVLSGIWALLKWLYKFKIVQVVKTSICRSIKY